A region from the Rufibacter sp. DG15C genome encodes:
- a CDS encoding glycosyltransferase family 1 protein: MKIGFDAKRAFTNTSGLGNYSRFVVSGMMTFYPQDEYALFTPKQKDLFKGFFPKVAKTQIIQPDGLGKRVSSLWRTFGLRSALVKHGVQVYHGLSNELPYGLDTNHTKLVVTIHDLIFLRFPELYPTIDRYIYKKKFKAACDAAHQIVAISEQTAQDLQEFFGVPQEKIKVVYQDCDPVFHLISGKEAQNAVQQKYQLPSQFILCVGTLERRKNQLHLLKAWHAAGAQIPLAFIGRKTEYYKEMEAFITQHNLQDKVLFLPYIPFQELPIIYQLATLFVYPSVFEGFGIPIVEALNSGVPVITSTGSCFAEAGGPSSKYVSPTDVEALSQAIQEVLNSTDVQKEMVQRGLEHAQTFRPEVTIPQLHQVYEQVLGC, translated from the coding sequence ATGAAAATAGGATTTGACGCCAAGCGCGCCTTTACCAATACCTCGGGATTGGGCAATTACAGCCGGTTTGTGGTTTCGGGGATGATGACTTTCTACCCGCAGGACGAGTATGCCTTGTTCACGCCCAAGCAGAAAGACCTGTTCAAAGGCTTCTTCCCGAAGGTAGCCAAAACGCAAATCATTCAGCCAGACGGTCTGGGAAAGCGCGTCTCTTCTTTGTGGCGGACGTTTGGCTTGCGGTCGGCGCTGGTCAAGCACGGTGTGCAAGTGTACCACGGCCTTAGCAATGAACTGCCCTACGGCCTGGACACCAACCACACCAAGCTGGTGGTCACCATCCATGACCTGATTTTCCTGCGCTTCCCGGAGCTGTACCCCACCATTGACCGCTATATCTATAAGAAGAAGTTCAAGGCGGCCTGTGATGCGGCCCACCAGATTGTAGCCATCAGTGAGCAGACCGCGCAGGATTTGCAGGAGTTCTTTGGCGTGCCGCAAGAAAAGATAAAAGTGGTTTATCAGGACTGTGACCCCGTTTTTCACCTGATTTCTGGAAAAGAGGCCCAAAACGCCGTCCAGCAGAAATACCAATTGCCCAGCCAGTTCATTTTGTGCGTGGGCACCTTAGAGCGCCGTAAAAACCAACTGCACCTGCTCAAAGCCTGGCACGCGGCCGGAGCGCAGATTCCTTTGGCGTTTATTGGCCGCAAGACGGAGTACTACAAGGAAATGGAGGCCTTCATCACCCAGCATAACTTGCAGGACAAGGTGCTGTTCTTGCCCTACATCCCGTTTCAAGAGTTGCCCATCATCTACCAGCTGGCTACGCTGTTTGTGTACCCGTCGGTGTTTGAGGGCTTTGGGATTCCTATTGTGGAGGCCTTGAACAGCGGCGTGCCCGTGATTACCTCAACCGGTTCCTGTTTTGCGGAGGCCGGTGGTCCGTCCTCGAAGTACGTTTCCCCTACTGACGTAGAGGCGCTGTCACAAGCCATTCAGGAAGTGTTGAACAGCACCGATGTGCAAAAGGAAATGGTGCAGAGAGGCTTGGAGCATGCGCAGACATTTAGGCCAGAAGTGACCATTCCGCAGCTGCACCAAGTGTATGAGCAAGTGCTTGGTTGTTAA